The Cellulomonas shaoxiangyii sequence GCACCGGCCGCCGCGCTCGGGACCGTCCTGGGCCTGCGCCCGCTGCTGGCCGTGCAGGACGGCCGGGTCGTCGTCGCCGACAAGGTGCGCACCCGCCGAGCTGCACGCGAGCGCCTCGAGCACGTCGCTGCCACGGAGCTCGCCGGGCGCGGCGCGGTCCGGATCGGGGTGCACCACGCCGGTGACCCCGGCGCCGCCCACGAGCTCGCCGCCCGGCTCGCGGAGCGCGCGGACGACGCCGTCGAGGTCGTCGTCGCGGGTGCCGGTGCGGTGCTCGGCGCGCACGCCGGACCGGGCCTGCTCGCGGTCGTCGTCGCGGACGCCTGACCGCGGAGTCCCGACCGGTAGGCCTGGCCGCGGAGGCGTGACCGCGGAGGCCTGAACGACGCCTGTCCGCGCACGTCGTCGCCGCGGTCCGGTCCGCCGCCGGACGCGACCCGCGCGAGCCGACCCCAGCCCTGGCCGCCCGGGGCCCGCGCACCGCCGGGTGGCTGCTCCCGGCAGGCATGCCGAGCGCCCTGCCTAGCGTGACGCCGTGCCCTCCCGCGACAGACCCGAGCCCGCCGTGGCGCACCGCCTCGCCGCGCTGGCCGGCGGTGCCGAGCGGACGACAGACCGCCGCCGCGTCGCCGGGCCCGCCGGTGGCCGGCCGCCGTCGGTGCCCCGCGCGCGGGACCGGTCCGGTGCGTCCGTACCGCCGCCCCCGGGCGCGCGGGCCGATGTCCCGGACGCGGGGCCTCCGTCCTGGCGGTCGCACCGGTGGCGTGCCACCGGGCCGGGCTCGGCGGCCGGCCCCGCGACGGCCGAGGCACGGTGGGCGGCCTCGCCGGCCGCGCCGGCCGCGGGCTGGACCCCACGGCCGGAGGGCGTCCCCGGCGGGAGCGCCGCCGCGTGGGGCGGGGACGCGCGCGCCGGCCACGACGCCGACCCCGAACCCGACCCCGGCGCCGGCCCGCGGGTCGACGCACGGGTGCGCCGGGCGGCGACGCTCGACGCCCTCGCGGACGCCGCGGGTCGGGTCGGACCGCCGCCGGGCGAGGATCCCGGACGGCCGCCGGGCGCGGATCCCGCGCGGCCCCGGGGCAGCACCCGGTGGGCGGTCGCACCGCGCGCGGCCGCGGCCGCGGCCCTGGCGGTCACCCTGCTCGCGGGCGGCGTCGCCCTGCGTGCCTCCACGGCACCGGAGGGTGTGCCGGTCGAGCTGCCGCGCCCGCGGGCGACCGCCGCCGGGGCGGAGCGGACGGCGGCCGCGGGGGAGGCGACCCCGCCGGGCGGGACGCCGGCGGCCGGTGTGACGCCCACCCCGGCGGCGTCCGGGGCGCCCGCCGTGGTCCACGTCGTGGGGGCGGTCGCCGCACCGGGCCTGGTCACGGTGCCCGTCGACGCGCGCGTCGCCGACGCCGTCGCCGCGGCCGGCGGGAGCACCCCGGACGCCGACCTCGCCGCGGTGAACCTCGCGCGTACGGTGGTCGACGGCGAGCAGCTGCACGTTCCCCGCGTCGGGGAGGTGCCGGCGCCGTCCGCGGGCGCCCCGGGCACGGGTGACGAGGCGGCGTCGGGCGGCACGGGTGGTGCCGGCACCGTCGACCTGAACACGGCCGACCTCGCGACCCTCGACGGGCTCCCCGGCGTCGGCCCGGTCCTGGCGCAGCGCATCCTGGACCGGCGCGCACGTGCGCCGTTCACCTCCGTCGACGAGCTCGACGACGTCAGCGGCATCGGCCCCGCGGTGCTCGAGCGGCTGCGTCCGCTCGTCCGGGTGTGACGACGCCCGCGGGCCGCGTCGACCTGCGCCTGCTGCCGCCGGCGGCGACGGCGTGGGGGGCTGCGGCGCTGATCGTGCTCGTCCCTGCCGACGCCGTCGGGTCCGCCACCGCGTGGGGTCTGGCCGTCCTCTGCGCGCTCGGCCTGGCCGTCGTGCGGGTGCTGCGCGACGCCGCGAGCTACGCCCCGAGCCACGCCCCCAGCTCTGCCCCCGGCTCCGTGTCGCGCCCCGCCCGTGCTCGCGTGCCGCCGCCCGGCGTGCGCCCGGCCGCCGCGCTCGCGGTCGTCGTCGGCGTCGCGGTGCTCACCACGGGAGCCGTCCAGCGGCATGCCGCGGCACCGGCCGCGCTCGCGGACGCGGCCCGGGCCGGGGTGGTCGTCGACGTCGTTGGACGGGTCGCCGTCCCGCCGCGCGTGCTCGCCGGTGCCGCCGGTGCCCCACCCCGGCTGCTCGTGACCGTGGCGGCCGAGCAGGTGCGCCTGACGAGCAGCGGGGCGCTCCTCGCCGCCGGCGTGCACGTCGAGGTCCTCCTCCCGGTCGGTGACCCGGTCGGTGACCCGGCCGGTGACCCGGCCGGGGACGAGGCCGCCGGGACGCAGCCCGTCGACGTCGACGCGCACGTCGCCGTGCGGGGGCGTGCGGCGACGCGGCCGGCTGGGGAGCGGGCGGCCGTCGGCGTGACGGCGCGTGCTGCGCCCGAGCTGCTCGGACGGCCACGTCCCTGGTTCGCGTGGTCCGCAGCGGCCCGCCGGCACGCCCGCGCGCTGGCGGGCGCGCTGCCGGGCGACGCCGGCGCGCTGCTGCCGGGTGTGACGGTGGGCGACACGGGCGCGATCCCGGTCGACCTGCGCGACGCCATGCGGACGGCCGGCCTCGCGCACCTGACCGCGGTGTCGGGGGCGCACTTCGCCCTCCTGGGCGCGCTCGCGCTCGCGGCGACGGCGGCCGTGGATGCCCCGCGCGTCGTCCGGGCGGGCGCGGTCGGTGCGGTGGGCGTCGGGCTCGTGCTCGTGGTCGGACCGGACCCGAGCGTCGTGCGGGCGGCCGTCATGGGCGCCGTCGGCCTCGTGGCCCTGCTCGCCGGCCGCCGGCCCGTCGGTCCGGCGGCGTTGTGCACGGCCGTCGTCGTCCTGCTCGTGCACGACCCGTGGCTCGCGGTCGCGCCGGGGTTCGCGCTGTCGGTCGGGGCCACGGCGGGGCTCGTGGCGCTCGGGCCGCCGCTCGTCGAACGGTGGTCGGGGTGGTGGGGGCGGGGCGCCGCCGTCGTGCTGGCGGCCCCCGTGGCCGCGCAGCTCGGCTGCCTGCCCGTGGTGCTCGCGCTGTGGCCCAGCCTCGGCGCGTGGTCCGTGGCGGCCAACGTGCTGACGGCGCCCGTCGTCGCCCCGGCGACCGTGCTGGGGCTCGCCGCGGTCGCCGTCGCGGCGTGGTGGCCGGCCGCGGCGGGGGTGCTGGCGGCGGTGGCGGGGGCCGCGTGCTGGTGGATGGGCGCGGTGGCCCGGGTCTGTGCGGGGCTGCCCGGCGCCGCCCTGGCGTGGTTGCCGGGACCGGTCGGGGCGGTCGCCGCGGTGCTCGCGGCGACCGCGGCGGCCGTCCTGCTCCTGCGCCGGGAGCACCGCGGCTGACGGCGCCGCGCCCGGCACGGCGGGGAGCCCCGGGCGGCAGGCGCGGAGGGCGGTGTCGGCGGTGTCCGGCACACTGGGTCCGTGCCCGCCCGCTCCTCGTCCCGCTCGTCCGCGCGCTCGTCCTCCGCGGGACGCGCGTCCCGCGGCCCCGCAGTCGCCGGGGTGCCGTGGACGCAGGCGTCACCGGCTCCGGTCGTCCTCGTGTCCGGCCCGGAGGAGCTGCTCGCCGAGCGGGCGGCGGAGCGCATCGTGGCGCGCGTGCGCGAGACGGACCCCGATGTGGAGGTCGTCCGCGTCGACGCCGCGCAGTACGCGGCGGGAGAGCTGGCGGTGCTCACGAGCCCGTCCCTGTTCGCGGACGGGAAGGTCGTGCTCGTGGAGGGCGTCGAGCGCTCCGGCGACGCTCTGCTGGTCGACGCCGAGGCGTACGTGGCACGGCCGATGACCGACGTCGTCGTCGTGCTCCGGCACGCCGGCGGCATGCGGGGCAAGCGGCTGCTCGACGCGGCGCGGGCAGCGGGCGTCCCGACCGTCGCGTGCGAGTCGGTGAAGTCGGACGCCGACAAGGCGTCCTTCGTGCAGGACGAGCTCGCCCGTGCCGGTCGCCGCGCGGACGCCCGCGGGGTCCGCGCCCTCGTGGACGCGGTGGGCTCGGACCTGCGGGAGCTGGCGGCGGCGTGCGCGCAGCTCGTGGCGGACACGACGGGCCTCATCGGCGAGGAGGCGGTCCAGCGCTACCACGGCGGCCGTGTCGAGGCGACGGGTTTCCAGGTCGCCGACGCGGCCGTCGCCGGGGAGGCGGGGAGGGCCGTCGCGCTGCTGCGGCACGCGATGGCGACGGGTCTGGACCCGGTCCCGATCGTGGCGGCCCTCGCCGTGCGGCTGCGGACGCTCGCCAAGGTGGGCGCGGTGCGCGGTCGCGGTGCCGCGGCGGCGCGCGAGCTCGGGATGGCGCCGTGGCAGGTCGACCGGGCGGCGGCGGACCTGCGGCGCTGGACCCCGGAGGGTCTCGCGACGGCCATCTCGGCGGTCGCGCAGGCGGACGCGGAGGTCAAGGGCGAGGGCCGCGACCCGCGCTTCGCGGTGGAGCGGGCGGTGCTGCGGGTGGCGGCGGCGGTGGACCGCTGACCGCACCGCCCTCCCCGTTCGTGGTCACGACGGGCCGCCGTCCGGCGGGGTGACGGTACGGCAGAACGCGTGCGGCGGGACGGGCTGTCGCGCGGTCAGCGGCCGACGAGGCGGGCGCCGGCCCGGTCCAGCACGTCGGCACGCTCGATGAGGTTGCCCTGGAACAGCGCGATGCCCAGGTCGCGCGCATGGCGCAGGGTCCGGGTCGACTCGACGTACTCGGCGATGAGGACGGCACCGAAGGACCGGGCGACGCCGACGACGGGGTGTCCCTCGACGTCGAGGTCGCGCACGTCGATCTTCACGAAGTCGGCGTGGGGGAGGAGCCGGCGCTGGTCGGGGTGGTCCACGAACGACGGAACCGCTATCCGGAAGCCGCGTTCGCGCAGACGGCGGATCCCCGAGAGGACCGGGGCGTCGACCTCCGTCGTGGCGCTGACCTCGAGGACGAGCCGGTCCGGACGTGCCGGGACCTCGAGCTCGCCGACGAGGTGCGCGCGCGGGCACCGGACGAACAGGAGGCGGCCGTGCGCGACGCCCTCGAGGTCGGCCCGGCCGAACGTCGCGCGCAGCACGTGCTGGGTCGCACGCTCGTGGTCCCGCGCGCCCCAGCCGCGGGCCACGTCGGCGCGGTGCCCGGGGGCCCGGTAGGAGAACTGGTAGGCGAAGGGGCGTCCGTGGCCGGAGTAGATGCCCTGACGCGCCACGAGCACCGGCTGGTGGGCGACGTGCTCGTCCCACGCGCGGCGCAGCTCGTGCGGGATCGCCGCGTCGACGGCGGCCCCCAGCCGCGCGAGCGTCGACTCGCGCCCGTCGGGTGTCATGGCGACTATGACACCACATGTCTCACCGTGTGATCGCCCCGCGAGGGGGTGGAATCCGCCGGCGGTGCTCCGGGGCGTCGCCGAGGTTCCCGCGGACATGCCCGGTGTGTCACCCTTGCGGCGGCGTCCCCGGCCTGGAGAGGACGTCTCGAGTCCCGCCCAGGCGCCGAGCCCTGACAGGAGTACGACATGAAGTCCGTCGCCACTGCCCTCGCCGCCCTCGTCCTCGCCGGTTCGCTCGCGACCGCCGTGCCGGCCGGGACGGCCTTCTCGGTGTCCTTCAACGGCACCGGTTGCTGCAAGGACGCCGTCTGACCCGGTGACCCGCCGGTGGGGCGCGCGCGGGTCTCCGGCGTGCCCCCACCGTGCCGCCCGGCCGCGCACGTGCCGCGCGGGACGGTGCGCCGCTGCCGCCACGCCGTGCACGCCGCGACTCACCGTGGTGCTGGTCTGGCGTACACGGTCGTCATACGTAAGATGACATCTCATGACGACCATCGGTGACCGTGTGCGCGAGGCGCGCCTGGCAGCAGGGCTCTCGCAGACCGCTCTCGCCGGCAACGCCTTCTCGCCCAGCTACATCTCCCTCATCGAGGCCGGCCAC is a genomic window containing:
- a CDS encoding ComEA family DNA-binding protein, producing the protein MPSRDRPEPAVAHRLAALAGGAERTTDRRRVAGPAGGRPPSVPRARDRSGASVPPPPGARADVPDAGPPSWRSHRWRATGPGSAAGPATAEARWAASPAAPAAGWTPRPEGVPGGSAAAWGGDARAGHDADPEPDPGAGPRVDARVRRAATLDALADAAGRVGPPPGEDPGRPPGADPARPRGSTRWAVAPRAAAAAALAVTLLAGGVALRASTAPEGVPVELPRPRATAAGAERTAAAGEATPPGGTPAAGVTPTPAASGAPAVVHVVGAVAAPGLVTVPVDARVADAVAAAGGSTPDADLAAVNLARTVVDGEQLHVPRVGEVPAPSAGAPGTGDEAASGGTGGAGTVDLNTADLATLDGLPGVGPVLAQRILDRRARAPFTSVDELDDVSGIGPAVLERLRPLVRV
- a CDS encoding ComEC/Rec2 family competence protein → MTTPAGRVDLRLLPPAATAWGAAALIVLVPADAVGSATAWGLAVLCALGLAVVRVLRDAASYAPSHAPSSAPGSVSRPARARVPPPGVRPAAALAVVVGVAVLTTGAVQRHAAAPAALADAARAGVVVDVVGRVAVPPRVLAGAAGAPPRLLVTVAAEQVRLTSSGALLAAGVHVEVLLPVGDPVGDPAGDPAGDEAAGTQPVDVDAHVAVRGRAATRPAGERAAVGVTARAAPELLGRPRPWFAWSAAARRHARALAGALPGDAGALLPGVTVGDTGAIPVDLRDAMRTAGLAHLTAVSGAHFALLGALALAATAAVDAPRVVRAGAVGAVGVGLVLVVGPDPSVVRAAVMGAVGLVALLAGRRPVGPAALCTAVVVLLVHDPWLAVAPGFALSVGATAGLVALGPPLVERWSGWWGRGAAVVLAAPVAAQLGCLPVVLALWPSLGAWSVAANVLTAPVVAPATVLGLAAVAVAAWWPAAAGVLAAVAGAACWWMGAVARVCAGLPGAALAWLPGPVGAVAAVLAATAAAVLLLRREHRG
- the holA gene encoding DNA polymerase III subunit delta, encoding MPWTQASPAPVVLVSGPEELLAERAAERIVARVRETDPDVEVVRVDAAQYAAGELAVLTSPSLFADGKVVLVEGVERSGDALLVDAEAYVARPMTDVVVVLRHAGGMRGKRLLDAARAAGVPTVACESVKSDADKASFVQDELARAGRRADARGVRALVDAVGSDLRELAAACAQLVADTTGLIGEEAVQRYHGGRVEATGFQVADAAVAGEAGRAVALLRHAMATGLDPVPIVAALAVRLRTLAKVGAVRGRGAAAARELGMAPWQVDRAAADLRRWTPEGLATAISAVAQADAEVKGEGRDPRFAVERAVLRVAAAVDR
- a CDS encoding EAL domain-containing protein; this translates as MTPDGRESTLARLGAAVDAAIPHELRRAWDEHVAHQPVLVARQGIYSGHGRPFAYQFSYRAPGHRADVARGWGARDHERATQHVLRATFGRADLEGVAHGRLLFVRCPRAHLVGELEVPARPDRLVLEVSATTEVDAPVLSGIRRLRERGFRIAVPSFVDHPDQRRLLPHADFVKIDVRDLDVEGHPVVGVARSFGAVLIAEYVESTRTLRHARDLGIALFQGNLIERADVLDRAGARLVGR